gccatcttattatatattttttcaaatttatgttatataatatacTATGCTGAATAAACCATAAACAAGTAGAATGTTGTGCGATTTGTCTCTGTGCTGTTGTATATTAGttagttattattaataatatattattagtaataTGTTAGCATAATAGTTGTGTATACTCGATCACATCCACAGTATAATCGTATTATTATTCTAATTATAAATACTTAGATACAATATGAAGATATTActggaaaacaaaatatataatccaTGATAAATTTGAATGAATAGGTAAAAAATGTTGTCATTGGATCTTGATTAAGCTATATTTTCTTAATGGAGTAAATCCCGGTGTCAAATATTGAATGCTCCAATTCAAAAGATTAATGAAATTTGAGTCAATCAAATATTTTCGGAATTATTAACTTTCGTGTTTGTGGTGTCCAAGCTAATGTCAAAAAGATTCATCTTATTAATTGTTCTTTCCATGTATTATTTTTCTATGTCAGTGGGTGAATTAAAAGTAGATAGATATGCAAATTTCTTAATTACAGCCATCGATTTATTACAGCGATTTACTGTTTTATACATATATGGCCCCTATATTTGAATCGAGCTTGTTTTGAggaaattatatatgtataatgtaccactaatttagggataaTAATTAGTAAATGTTTGCTTTAAACATGCCTAACTCATGTCTATTACATACGGTATCACGCAAATGTTTCAGCATTTTTTTATTAGCTCAAAactgtaatttatttttttagatatatcaaattaggaaaaaaaattatattggaGCGTTAAGCTCAAATTTCATCTACTATCAATCGTATATTTGATACAATGATGGTATAAAACAATGGAAGAATTGTGGTGTGTTTAAGAAAaataacttttcttttaatatatgcatatgtattatataattttaacaaatatataatatatagtttcaaaTAATCACCTCATCGCGAGTTATTACCTAGTACAATagtaaaatctaaaacatcaagCATTCGTATATCATAAAACATCAAGTACAATagtaaaatctaaaacatcaagCATTCGTATATGATGTAGGCGTCTAGGCGATCATGCCTTACCCAAATCAGTAGTTTTCGAAGTAGAAAGAAATTTAAGGAGTTTAAAGATTTTGAATTACAGCCTTATGGGCCCACACTTCAACCTTATTGACAAAACATCTCTTTGCTTTGCATTTTAGACACTATGAATGTCACTGGAGTAAAACTGTATCAATCATCAACTGTATTAGGATTACAAATCACGTAATTCAAGTAAACGTATGAATGTAATTACATTAATTAGAATAAGATATTTGACAATGTGCAATTTAGACAAGACTTGGATTTGAGGAACAGCAGAGCTAAGAGAGAGGATAAATCAAGTGTCTTAACACTAAACAATAGTACTAACAAAGACATCGCCAACATGTAACTACAAAAACAACATATAAAACACATGTTCGAAGTCAATAAATAATACCAGTAAAGTTCTCTACCTTCAAAAAGAAAACGCTCTATCGACGCTGCTTTCTTCGTGTCTTGAACGGGAACTGAGACTGCGGTGACGGTGATAACTCTCTAGGCAACTCCGGTGGGCTCATCGCTCCCGTAAGCATCCCTAAAACATCTTTCATCGAAGGTCGCGAGACCGGTGATCTCTGCAGACACTGAAGTGCCACCTTAATGCACAAAACCGCTTGTTCTTGATCCAAACACTGCAGCTTCTCATCTACCAGCTCGCCGAGTCTCCCTCCTCTGGCTAGTTTCCGCGCCCACGACATGAGATTTGCACGCTGTATGATCTCAGACGCCGGTCCCGACACGTCCAGCGGACGCCGTCCCGAGACCAGGACCAACAGCAAAACTCCATAGCTATACACATCACATTTTTCAGAAACATCGTCTATGTTATTAGCACCACAACACTCCGGAGCAACGTAACACATGGTCCCTCTCATGCTCGGCGTGCTACTGACTCCGCAACTCTTGGCTGAATCGCGGCTGTTTTTTCGCCGCGCTCTCCATTGCTCACCGCTAAGCCCATCTAACCACCAATCTATGCTACTACTTGTGATACTGTTACTGCTACTCACATCATCACTCTGAAACTCAGATTCCAaagtattcttcttcttcttcttccgataCTCATCTTTCCACCATTCTCTAACCATCCtccgattcttcttcttcttcgtcttcttatCCTCCTCGTCTAAGGAAAGCCACCATTCAAGCCTCTTgctactcttcttcttctccatcttggCGCTTGACAAAGAAGCTGCTTCAGAGGTTTCAGCAATCCACTCCTTCTTCACCTCTGAGCCAATCCACTGCGTCACATAGTCCTCCACCTtccctcctccaccaccaccaccaccttctTGCTTCCACCACCAATCTCTATTCTCCATCTCTTTCCCATTCCTTTTCACCTCCATCTCTGGAGAAACAGAGACACTCGTCGCCGTAGTCTCCGGGGACTCATTAACCTTACAAACACTCACCGGACTCTGATCAGCGAACTCAAAGTTAGACTCAGTAGTGTTAGTCATCACACTCTCTACATCATTACTCTCATCATTCACCGTAACCGTCACTTGCTCCGACCTCACCCTCGCTAAACCAAAATCAGCGATCTTAGCATTGAATCCACGATCCAGCAGCACGTTGCTCGGCTTCAAATCGCCGTGAATCACCGGCGGATTCAATCCGTGGAGATGCTCGATCCCTCTCGCGACATCGACGGCGACTCGAAACCGTCGCTTCCACTCCGTTAGCTCCGGGGCCTTGCGGTGGAGAAGCGCGTCCTGGAGGTTACCGTTCTCCATCATCTCGTAGACGAGAGCCAAACGGCGCCGTTTTCGATCGCGCGAGAATCCGACGACGGAGACCACGCGGGGTGAATCGAGCTTGCCGGCGAAGAGGAGCTCGTTCTGGAACTCCCTCTCGCCTTGGAGAGATCCCGAGTCCATCACCTTGACGGCGACGACGCTCCCGCCGATGGAGGATCGAGGTAAGTCGCCGCGGAACACGGAGCCGAATCCGCCTTGACCTAGCTTGTTCTCCGGCGAGAAGGAAGCGGTGGCTCTGCGGAGGGTCGAGTAGGAGAATTCTTGAAGCGGAGGTTTCTGAGGCGGCGTGGAGGAAGAGACTACCGCGGCGGAGGAGCGGCGTTTGCGGTTGGATTTGCAGAAACAGAGGGAGAgagtgaagaagagagagagacccaCGGCGGCGGATATAAGCGGCGGGGAGATGCGAGTGGTCGTCTCGTGGTGAGTGGACGGCGGTAGGTTCGCCGGTGACGGCGAGGGGAGTGCTCGCGACGGCATAGATGTTTGATTGGTCGAAGCGGAACCATAAACCGGaagatatttatttatgaatttgttttcattttattttacacTGTGAAGATGAGCTGTTACGAAATGTTTGTGGTCACACAGTAGTTAATGACTTTTCTTACattgaatgatttttttgttgtatcACGCAACGACTATTATTAATGTTTGACAGTTGACACTCTGTGACTTTTTacttaaattgttttttattaattagGTTACGTATTATTACGTACATGTGTTAATGTCATTTGGTGTTTATAATACTAAACTTAGAACGTATGAATTAACAGTACAATTTCACATGGGTCACTGAGGTTGGATAGGGGCCACAAGGGTCAATAGTCATCAAGATTATCATTTGgaaattttggattttatttaattaaataaaggaATTCAACAATGAAAAGTGAAAACGGCATTAAACTCTGctgatgatttattaaatgaaccGTAATGTTTATTTTTGCAATGCACTATGGGCTCGGCGACCTCGATTGATAATTTTTGACTTACCATTATTCTTTGATGACTTGACTAACTTGTGTATTTTATTGCAAGCAGATCTTTTGAGACTTAGATCAACATTTACAGTGTTTCTAGAAAGAGCTTGATATCtcattgtttttactttttactatTGGTTTAAGCTGTATAGTGTGCAGAAACGAACTTGAGAATATTTGGGTTGTAAAGAGAAACTGCTATTATTACTTCGTGACTTTTTTAGATCCATTTgcttacatatttatttttcaaaaggaCATAGAATTACAAGTTACAACAACGAAAAGcgaaaaagaagaagctaaagAACATTTGCAACTATATCATTAGCTTCTCTAACTATTACCATTTATGTGGAAGATAACTCATAGATAAACAACACCGTTCTTCTGGATATAAATATTGGATCACCAAACATGAAGTGTTTGGTtgataataaaaacattaaaatgtatATGTTTACACCAAATGAAAAGAATAATTCGTCtgttaaaaagataatatgaaAGACGATTAAGCGAGCCTTTCTTGGGggaaaaatactaaaaagaaaTTAGTATGTTTTTGTTGCATGTTTGTTTAGATGAAGAATGTAATGAGTGCacataaatatatgagtttagAGATGATTTTGATTCTCTATACTTTGTTAAAAGATTTTAATGTGAATTGATGAAATTTTAGAGTTTGTTTAGTAAACTTTAGTGTTATTATCTACCATAAAACGTGTTTACAATGTTACTATGGATGTTCTGAGGATATGTATAAATcctattaaatttttaatgtgacTTGACGAGAAACTTACTTCaggattattaatttatgaatgGAAATCTTTGAGTCTTGGGTCTTTGTTAAACACCtacataattaatttttgaatgtTTATGGTTTTTTTAACGAAAATTATGGTCTATTGTTTGAGATTAGTTAAAATAGACATAAATAAGCCACAATGTATATATGCCAATATACTCCttacattaaaattattataagtcTTAATTctttatgtataatattaaaataattattttcaatagCAAGGTTTTTTTGCTTCTATCAGTTTTTTGatcaaactttataattttcttaagaacaaaTTCAAGATTGTTAAGACTTATATTTGAAATAACTATCCATAAGAGTTACATACTGTGAAAAAAATCGGAACATCTAACAAACTAAAACTGAGGGTGTATTTATGAATATCTACCAACAATCACCAAATAGGATGTACAGTACGTAAAATCTTTACATCAAAACCAGTTACAAATAATGTTTAGATTTTGATCTTAGATAACCTCCTTCAAATCCCACCTAAATGTGATTAAGTTCAACTATATCTCATTAGGTAGCTAATTAGACGACCAAAatgataatttataattttcttgatAATACATTTGCTATAGttgttagagcatgattaatgaggTTCTTAGATGAGatttttagcggaatataaaaacccgtctcttaacttttaactaaaaaaactaagaaccagctattaaataagatttttaagaGCCGATTTTTAACTTTCTAAGAACTCCACCTTAAGAACTACCAACTAATCATCCTCTCAAGAACTACCAACTAATCATGCTCTTAATTACAGAGTAACTTTTGACATTTAGGTAAGGCATTTGCTCAAATTCGAAGCGCAGTTACAATAATAAAGATAGAAAAATAACTTGGAATTTTAAGTTGGGAGGGAAAAGCAGTAGATGTTGATTTACTCCTTTTGTTAAGTACATAATTAAAGAAAttaattacaaaagaaaaacaagattcTTGATTCTTACTCTTTTTGTGGTCCAATACTCTTGAAACAAAATATGACGTAGAGTAAAGCCCCAAGGCCCACAAACACAATCATGATTCAAAGAAAAGTGCGACACGAACACTGAGACGATTCTTGGTTCAGATAATgacccaaaaagaaaagaacaaaagGAAATGAGAATATTTCTTATGAACATTCTCTCCACTCCGGCTTTTTAACTTTAAAGAGACAATTCTTGATTCCAGAGCTTTGTTTTTGATTAGGATTCGAACATGGTATTCGTCAGGCTTGCTCAAATTGTTTTATCTGCTTTCTTTAATCTAGTCTGCATAGTGACGCAGCAACGGTATTACCATAAACTAAATTACacgctgtaaaaaaaaaaaaaaaaaaaaaaattacacgaTGTAGTCTAACTTTAGTACTTCAATGTTTATTTAACCATTGGGAAAATAATAGCTTAATTCAAGCATCTTTAACAGTACATTGACGCCTACGTCTAGACCGGCGTCGGAGGCGTCGGAACTTAAACGCCAACCCAATACGCTATGTTGATAGTTCCTCCGTttctaaaaatatgatttttttgagttattttttatttcaaaataatagattttctagaatttttagttatttttagtaGTTAATATTGATAAGttgtatacttttaaaaaatattagttgaaaatatttgaattaattaaatactattggttgataattattgaaaaatgtatagtaaaataaacaataaatttaattgtaagtatttattatattctataaaaaaaatcggGGAATGGgaagtattttattaatttggtAAAGACATGCCAACCAATTAACTAATAACTTTAAGATGGTTGCACAAACCCACATCAATTAGAGATCagattttcttccttttttgtgTGCACAGAGCAGATTTTCAAAGtgaactatttgtattttattagtAAAACGACAATAGAACCTTATATATAGTCCATGCCCGAAGTCCAAACCATTCTTCTCGCTTCTTCACATTCACCGTTGTTACTGTTTCGTAAGCCCAATTCATAACAAAACAAGAGACGAGCGCAAACCCTTGAACTAATTAAGGCGCATCGCTATATCACCATTTCTTATTCCTTGGCATCAAGTACTATGGAGGGCTATTCTTTAGATCAATGACAATCACACTTATATTGTCATTGCTTTGTCTACCCAAAGCCAACCGCGTAAGTAACGTTGCAGCTAACACACTCCTTGAAGGATTATGTCCTGATGATCCTTGTCCTTCATTGTCATCTTCCGTAGCCGTTTCGTTCAAATCAAGTCCCGAGGGAGCATCTTCACGGAGACAAAATCTAGCTATGTCGCAAGCTAGCTGACTTGAGAGCACGTCCCAGAGGCCATCGCTCGCTAATATTAAGCATTCATCACCAGGTTCCCTTCTCATGGAGGTTACTTCTGGTTCCCATGCTACCATTGGTTTTAGATACGTATCCCCTGCTCACATGGGGGTGTAACACATCGTTAGAAACATTTTTGCTACTTTAGTCTATAGAATGtgatttttattcttaagaAAATCGACCAATACCAAAACGGCGACgcaaaaattcgaaaaaaactTAACCTGGTTGAAAATGGTAACAAAGACCAAGAACAAGATAAAACCGAAACGAAAAAAACTCTTGTATCAAAAATATACTTCCTCCTCCTCTGTTTTGATTTTAAACAAGATGTTTTATTTGAAAGCGcatgaattattatttattaaaatgtaataaaattactaataaAAGGTTGATACTGGAGAAAATAAATTGGCCAAAGCAAGGAATAACTCTTTTCTTCATAAAAGTCACAAGCTCGGAACCAACATTGAGGAGGTTGTGGAGTT
The window above is part of the Brassica napus cultivar Da-Ae chromosome C3, Da-Ae, whole genome shotgun sequence genome. Proteins encoded here:
- the LOC106387941 gene encoding receptor-like serine/threonine-protein kinase At4g25390; its protein translation is MPSRALPSPSPANLPPSTHHETTTRISPPLISAAVGLSLFFTLSLCFCKSNRKRRSSAAVVSSSTPPQKPPLQEFSYSTLRRATASFSPENKLGQGGFGSVFRGDLPRSSIGGSVVAVKVMDSGSLQGEREFQNELLFAGKLDSPRVVSVVGFSRDRKRRRLALVYEMMENGNLQDALLHRKAPELTEWKRRFRVAVDVARGIEHLHGLNPPVIHGDLKPSNVLLDRGFNAKIADFGLARVRSEQVTVTVNDESNDVESVMTNTTESNFEFADQSPVSVCKVNESPETTATSVSVSPEMEVKRNGKEMENRDWWWKQEGGGGGGGGKVEDYVTQWIGSEVKKEWIAETSEAASLSSAKMEKKKSSKRLEWWLSLDEEDKKTKKKKNRRMVREWWKDEYRKKKKKNTLESEFQSDDVSSSNSITSSSIDWWLDGLSGEQWRARRKNSRDSAKSCGVSSTPSMRGTMCYVAPECCGANNIDDVSEKCDVYSYGVLLLVLVSGRRPLDVSGPASEIIQRANLMSWARKLARGGRLGELVDEKLQCLDQEQAVLCIKVALQCLQRSPVSRPSMKDVLGMLTGAMSPPELPRELSPSPQSQFPFKTRRKQRR